AGCCTGGTACCGGTACCGGGGGTCCCGAACCCCAGGTGAGCCTGGTACCGGTACCGGGGGTCCCAAACCCCCAGGTGAGCCTGGTACCGGTACCGGGGGGTCCCGAGCCCCCAGGTGAGCCTGGTACCGGTACCGGGGGTCCCAAACCCCCAGGTGAGCCTGGTACCGGTACCGGGGGGTCCCGAACCCCAGGTGAGCCTGGTACCGGTACCGGGGGGGTCCCAAACTCTCAGGTGTTCCTGGTACCGGTACCAGGGGTGCCAAACCCCAGGTGAGCCTGGTACCGGTACCGGGGGTCCCAGACCCTCAGGTGAGCCTGGTACCGGTACCGGGGGTCCCAAACCCCCAGGTGAGCCTGGTACCGGTACCGGGGGTCCCGAGCCCCCAGGTGAGCCTGGTACCGGTACCGGGGGTCCCAAACCCTCAGGTGTTCCTGGTACCGGTACCGGGGGGTCCCCAGGTGAAAACCGGGCCAGGACCGGTACCAGGGGGCTCCCATGAACTCCGGGGGTCTCTCACCTGTCTGGGAGGTCCCTCCCATTACCTGGGGgtctctcacctgtcccagtgtccctcacctgtgtcacctgtcccggtgtccctcacctgtgtcacctgtccccacagcctccACGGCGCGTCACCTGTACctgcggggcggggcgggcgtgGGCTCCATGGCCAAGGTGTACGGgggtgtcacctgtcccaggtgtccctcacctgtgtcacctgtgtcacctgtcccagtgtccctcacctgtgtcacctgtcccagtgtccctcacctgtgtcacctgtccccagtgttcctcacctgtgtcacctgtcccagtgtccctcacctgtgtcacccgtgtcacctgtgtcacctgtccccacagcctccACGGCGCGTCACCTGTACctgcggggcggggcgggcgtgGGCTCCATGGCCAAGGTGTACGGGGGCCGCCAGCGCCGCGGGGTCCGGCCCAGCCACTTCAGCCGCGGCTCCGGCGCCGTGGCCAGGAGGGTCCTGCAGGCCCTGGAGGCGCTCAAGGTGGTGGAGAAGGACCAGGACGGGTCAGTTTGGGGAGAAAAACGGCGATTTTGGGGGttcgggggaaaaaaaaaacgggggtttgggggtgaaaaatagggatttggggtgaaaaatggggattttggggtcaaaaacggggattttgggggagctgcagggcctggaggggctcaAGGTGGTGGAGAAGGACTAGGACGGGTCAGTTTGGGGAGAAAAACGGCGATTTTGGgggttgggggaaaaaaaaacggGGGTTTGGGGATGAAAAATGGTGATTTTGGAGTGAGAAAAattgtgattttgggggtgtaaaatggggattttgggaggaaaaatggggatttttggggtggtggaGAAGGACCAGGATGGGTCAGTTTGGGGAGAAAaactcagattttggggtttctggggcagtttggggtgaaaaatgggggttttgagggaaaaaaattgtgattttGGAGTGAGaaatgaggattttggggctgtaAAATggggatattaggaagaaaaatggggatttttggggtggtggaGAAGGACCAGGATGGGTcagtttggggagaaaaatgggggtattaggggaaaaaatggtgattttggggtgagaaatgaggattttggggtcaaaaccagggattttgggggagctacagggcctggaggggctcaAGGTGGTGGAGAAGGACCAGGACGGGTcagtttggggagaaaaatggggattttgggggtttggggaaaaaaaacgggggtttggggtgaaaaatggggattttgggggaaaaaatggtgatTTTGGAGTGAGaaatgaggattttgggggtgtaAAAtagggattttgggaggaaaaatgggaatttttggggtggtggAGAAGGACCAGGACGGGTCAGTTTGGGGAGAAAaactcagattttggggtttctggggcagtttggggtgaaaaatgggggttttgggggaaaaaatggtgattttggggtgagaaatgaggattttgggggtgtaaaatggggattttgggaggaaaaatgggaatttttggggtggtggAGAAGGACCAGGAtgggtcagtttggggtgaagaaataaaattttggggtattaggggaaaaaaaataggggttttggggtgaaaaatggggattttggcgtgaaaaacagagatttttggggttttgggaaaaaaaatcgtGATTATTGGGTGAAaagtggggattttgggggtgaaaaatgggaatttgggctTACCAGTTTGTGTTTTAATTGTAATAAGTAACcccattttttactttttttccccattttttactttttttccccatttttccccaccCAGGGGTCGGAAGTTGACTCCTCAGGGGCAGCGGGACCTGGATCGCATCGCTGGGCAGGTGAGCCCGGGAATTTCCAGAATTTTCCCTCAAATTTGGCTGAATTTGGGCAATTTTAACCAATTTCCCCTCAAATTTGGGTTATTTTAaccaatttccccattttttttctcttccaggttgctgctgccagcaagaAGCACTGAGGGAGCCAATAAATCATTTCACCCCCAAACTCCAGTGTGTTTTTGAGGAAAAATCGCCCAAATTTGGttaaatcaccccaaaatagcACCTGATAACCTAAGGGGGGGGGTGATGAAATGGGGGAGAAATTCTGAAGTTTTGGTGAAAAAATTTGTAGcgaaagaggagaaaattgcaaaaaactGCAGCCAAAAGTGCAAACAATTTTCAAAAGCTGCCCCAAAACTCCCAATTTAGGGATcccaaaatgaaagaaaatatcccaaaatagtaggaaaatttttaaaagggtGACAATGcccttaaattttaaaaaaagttccTCATTAGTATAAAATTCCAAAATAGATTGCGATTTTTAGTTTGAAATTAGAAGGTTTAGCTCAAACTGGGATATTGTCAGGGATGGCATTCCTGCAGTTGAAAAATAAGTTTATTAAACCCAAAAATTCGTTATTTTTGGGGTAGTTTTGGTTCCTGATATCCCCAGCCCCCAACTGCAGCAACTTTTGGAGGAGGTaagtggaagaaaaagcaaCTTTTGTGCCAAAATGTCAATTTTTGGCAGCACCTGATGGGTTTTATGGGTGAAAACAGATTTGGAAAAGGGGACTGTGGGGGATTTTTAGACATATTTGTGTTTCATGTGGGAGTTTTGGGTGTAAATCACCTAAAATTGGTGTTTATTCCACTTACCCTCATTCTGTCCTTGCTATGCTGCCATCGCTGTCCTGGGAGACTCCAGGGTTGTAAAATTTAATcaattcccctttttccccttaatTTTACCTCATGAAATGTACTTTTACTGCAGagaacttttttcccctctcagaaAATCAGGGTTTTCCCCAGAATGCTGTGATTTTTACCACAAAATCAGAATTTGgcctgaaaaatcctttctctcCATAAAAAAGGAGAGGTTTGCTTCAGAAGATTATGGTTCTCCATAAAAAAAACACCTTCTGACCCCAAAACGGATTTTTACCTCAGAAATTCAAAATTTggagtgaaaaatattttcctttggtAAAAAAGAGAGGTTTGCCTCAGAAGATGATGGTTCTCCATAAAAAAATACCTTCTGGCCCCAAAACCGATGAATTTTACCTCAGAAATCGAACTTTTTACCTCAGAAATCCAAGTTTTTACCTTACAAAAAGATTTTTCCCCTCACGGAGCCGCGGCTCCCCTCAGGGACTGCGgcgagggggcggggccaaggGGGAAATGCCGGGCTCTGATTGGTCGCTGCGGTGGGAGGGGGCGTGGCCGCGCTAAAGGGCGGGAAAGGCGCTGAGGGAGGCGCCGCCATTTTGTCCACGGCGCCTCAGGGGAAGGCGGCGGCATCGGCGGCTCCAGGCCCGGTTTTGACGGGTAAATCCCCGTTCCTAAAGCCGCTTTTTTCCGCTTTGACACATCGGTGAAGATCGCCGCTACGTGCTCCGGGTCTTGTGGCAGCGGTTTGAGCACGCCCCGGGTGGGTTTGCCCTCAGGATGTGGGGCGCACCTGTGGTGGTGGGTGACTCCGGGCTGAGCCTCCCAGAGGTGTAACCACCCCTCACAAAGGTGTCACCGCCCTTCCCAAAGGTGTCACCACCCTCACAAAGGTGTCACCACCTTCCACCCAAGCCTGGGGCTGCGGCTGGGCCGGTTCTGCCGCTCCCGCCCTGTTCCCTCAGCCGGGATCCCCTCAGGGAAAAGGGCGCGTTCATCGTCCTCATCCTATTCTACGATTCTTCCACCAAAGAGCTTTAGGAAGGACTCAACTCATCCCCCACCACGGGATTTCGggataaaaatgctgaaattggGGGTGGAGTGGTGCTGGTTTTGTGGCTTGGCCCCAACACCTCAATCGCCGTGTCCCCCAAACCTTTGGGTTTAACCCCATTTTGGCCCTGTTTAACCCCAATTTATTCCCGTTTAGTCCAAATTTAGTCCCGTTTAGCCCGTTTGACCATATTTATCCCTTATTTGGCCCTGTTTAGCCCAAATTTGTTCTCGTTTAGCACCAATTTGGCCCTGTTTAGCCTCTTTTTTCCCACTTCATCCCTACTGTAACTCCTTTATCCCCATTTCATCCCCTTTTACCcctctttttcccattttaccCCCCTTTTTCCGCATTTTCTCAcccttttcccccattccctctGTCCAAGCTCCTCTTGGGAGGTCCCAGCGTGGCCCCAGATCCCCTCAGggcccccccaaatccacctcaaACCCCTCCGGgatcccccccaggaccccccaaccCTCCCTAAAACCCCCTCAcgaccccccccaaatcccctcagggcccccccaaaatccacctcaaaCCCCTCTGGGATCCCCCCAACCCTCCctaaaaccccctcaggacccccccaaatccacctcaaacccctccaggatcccccccaggaccccccaaccCTCCCTAAAACCCCCTCAcgacccccccaaatcccctcagggcccccccaaatccacctcaaACCCCTCCGGgatcccccccaggaccccccaaccCTCCctaaaaccccctcaggaccccccacaaatcccttcaggacccccccaaatccacctcaaACCCCTCCGGgatcccccccaggaccccccaacaACCCCCTCatgacccccccaaatcccctcaggacccccccaaatccacctcaaacccctccaggatcccccccaggaccccccaacaACCCCCTCatgacccccccaaatcccctcagggcccccccaaatccacctcaaACCCCTCCGGGatccccccccaggaccccccaaccCTCCCTAAAACCCCCTCAcgacccccccaaatcccctcaggaccccccaagaCCCCTCCAGAACCCGCCGAAaacacccccaggacccccccaaagcccccaggaccccccaaaatgcccccgaaaccccctgggacccccccaaaattgaCCATGgacccccccagtgcccccccccGGCCCTGAATGGCCGCGCTGTTCCCGCTCTGAGCCGCCTttgttcccccccccccccggttGCCATGGCAACTGTCAAACTGTcaccaacccccccccccacccccccgcGGTGTCACCGCGCCAGCACcggggggggacagggaggttttgggggatcccgggcaaattttggggtctcagttcaaattttgggggtcccagttCTATTTTGGGGAGTCCCGGGTCAAATCTCGGGGGGTCCCGGGTCAAATTTGGGGGCTCCAGGGTCAAATTTTGAGGGTCGCAGTtcaaattttgggggtcccagttCTATGTTGGGGGGTCCCGTGTCAAATTTGGGGGGGTCCAGGGTCAAATCTGGGGGGTCCCGGGtcaaatttggggggtcccgggtcAAATCTGGGGGGATCCCGGGCAAATTTTGGGGGCTCAGTtcaaattttgggggtcccagttCGATTTTGGGGAGTCCCGGGTCAAAtctgggggggtcccgggtCAAATTTGGGGGCTCCAGGGTCAAATTTTGAGGGTCGCAGttcaaattttggggggtcccagttcgattttggggggtcccgggtcaaatttgggggggtcccgggtcAAATCTGGGGGGTCCCGGGTCAAAtctgggggggtcccgggtCAAATTTGGGGGCTCCAGGGTCAAATTTTGAGGGTCGCAGTtcaaattttgggggtcccagttcgattttggggggtcccgggtcAAAtctgggggggtcccgggtCAAATTTGGGGGGTCCAGGGTCAAATTTGGGGCCTCTCAGTtcaaattttgggggtcccagttcgattttggggggtcccgggtcAAATTTGGGGCGTCTGATCCCACTTTGGGGTCCCCGATTTCCAATCTGGGGGTCCCCAGTTCCCCATTCAGGGGTCTCAAATCCTCCCCCAGACCCCtctaaatccccccaaattcgcccccaaatccccccagaccccctaaatccccccaattccccctcaatccccccaaatcccccccgaatcaccccagacccccccaaatcccacccccaaattccctcaatccccccaaatccacccccgaatcaccccagacccccccaaatcccacccccaaattccccgcAAATCTCCCCcaaccccccaaacccacccaaaatccccccgaccccccaaattccccccgaccccccaaattcccccaaatccccctcaatccccccaaatccacccccgaatccccccagaccccccaaatcccacccccaaattcccccaaatcccccgcaaatctcccccaaaccctccaaaaacccccccagacccctctaaatccccccaaattcgcccccaaatccccccagaccccctaaatctccccaattccccctcaatccccccaaatccacccccgaatcaccccagaccccccaaatcccacccccaaattcccccaattcCCCCTCAATCCCCTCAAATCCACCCCCGAAtcaccccagacccccaaattcccccaaatcccccgcAAATCTCCCCCaaccctccaaaaatccccccagcccccctaaatcccccccaTATCCCCTAAATCCTCCCCatttgccccaaaaatccccccccagacccccccaaatctcccccaaatccgCCCGAAGCCCCTTCCTCCTATTTCTGCGTTTATTCCTCCGTTTTTCGGGGCTATTTCTCCTTTTACCCCCTTAaacccctccccccaccccaaaccgAACTCCTCCCCCTCTTCCTCGCCATTGGCCCGGCCTCCCGCATCTCATTAGCATCTCATTAGCATCTGATTATCGGCTCGGGCCCGGCAGGTGGggaagcggcggcggcggaggctCGGCCGCCATGCAGCGCCCCCCGTGCGCCCCCCCCGCGCTgctgccggggctgctgctgctctgggccgCCGGACACGGTCAgtgcgccccctccccaaattccccgagccccaaaaccccccctgagaaacccccagacccaaaaaACCCGGCCCCGAAAATCggcaaaaaacccccccaaaaaatcctgaaaaaatccctaaaaattcctaaaaatccGGACACGGTCAgtgcgccccctccccaaattccccgagccccaaaaccccccctgagaaacccccagacccaaaaaACCCGGCCCcgaaaaacccccccaaaaaatcccgaaaaaattcctaaaaattcctaaaaattcctaaaaattccTAAAATCCGGACACGGTCAgtgcgccccctccccaaattccccgagccccaaaaccccccctgagaaacccccagacccaaaaaACCCGGCCCCGAAAATCggcaaaaaacccccccaaaaaatcctgaaaaaatccctaaaaattcctaaaaatccGGACACGGTCAgtgcgccccctccccaaattccccgagccccaaaaccccccctgagaaacccccagacccaaaaaACCCGGCCCcgaaaaacccccccaaaaaatcccgaaaaaattcctaaaaattcctaaaaattcctaaaaattcctaaaaattcctaaaaatccGGACACGGTCAgtgcgccccctccccaaattcgccgaaccccaaaaccccccctgagaaacccccagacccaaaaaaccggccccaaaaaacccccccaaaaataggcaaaaaaatgccccccaaaaatctcgaaaattaaaaaaaaaaatctctaaaacaGCCGGACCACCCTcgagacccctcctcaaattccccgcaccccaaaatccccccctgagaaacccccagacccaaaaaACCCggccccaaaaaaacccccaaaaaatcctgaaaataatccccaaaaattaaaaaaaaaatccctaaaaatagGGATCCCCCTCCgcgacccctccccaaattcccccgaCCCCGAAaaacccccagacccaaaaaAACCCGGCCCTGAAATActgcaaaaaaaatccccaaaaaaatcacgaaaaaaatccctaaaattaaaaaaaaattctctaaaaAAATCCAGACCACCCtcgagacccctccccaaattccccgcaccccaaaatcccccccgagaaacccccagacccaaaaaaaaccctacccTTAAAAACCCccctaaaatctccccaaaaaatcccgaaaaaaatccagaaaaattccaaaaaattccaataaaatccataaaaatccGGATCCCCCCgcgacccctccccaaattccccggaccccaaaaaacccccagacccaaaaaaaacccgatcttaaaaaaaaacctcctaaaaattcacaaaaaaaccccaaagaaaaatttaaaaaaatcaaaaaaattccagaaaaaatcaaaaaaatcccaaaaaattaaaaaaaaatcccgacccctccccaaattccccgaacccccaaaaccctcccaaaaaaaaccccagacccAAAAAAGCCCCTTAAAAATCgcaaaaaaaatacaaaaaaaatacaaaaaaatcccccaaaaatataaaaatacccccaaaaatcccccaaaaaatcccccaaaattcccgacccctccccaaattatctgaacccccaaaaatccccaaaaaatcccaaaattccccccaaaatcccccccggCCCCCTCCCCAATCCCCGCCGCGCTCTGTGccgcagcccctcccccacccccgtgtgtccccccccccccccgctgcGGGTGGCgatgtcccctcggtgtcccctcggtgtcccctccgtgtcccctccgtgtcccctcccccccccgtgtcccctctgtcccctccccccctTTTCTGGGGGGGTTTTCCccctttttggggtctccccgcccctcccccaatgtccccaatgtccccaaagccaccattggggtggggggaggggctgtgtgtgtgtgggggggtgTCCCGTTATTGTCACAttgtcccctcccccccccccccccgtggGGTGCCAGGCGCCACCGGGGCTGTCCCCGAGAGCGTGGGTGACACTGAAAGGGCCATTGTCGCCAACCCCCCAtcggtgtccccaacccccccattgtcccctcccCCTTattgtccccaacccccccatcagtgtccccaacccccccattgtccccaacccccccattttccccacccCCCCAtcggtgtccccaaccccccccattgtcccctcccCCTTattgtccccaacccccccattgtccccaacccccccttggtgtccccaaccccccccattgtccccaacccccccctcggtgtccccaacccccccattgtcccctcccCCCCTTGGGGACACGCTGACCTTGGCGCGGGGGTGACCTTgaggggggggggaggggattGTGCTGACACAGCAGAACGTGGggtcaccccccccccccattgtCACCAACCCCCCCCATTGTCACCAACCCCCCCCCACTGTCACCAACCCCCCCCCACTGTCACCAACCCCCCCCCACTGTCACCAACCCCCCCCATTGTCACCAACCCCCCCCCACTGTCACCAACCCCCCCATTGTCACCAACCCCCCCCCCACTGTCACCAACCCCCCCCCACTGTCACCAACCCCCCCCATTGTCACCAACCCCCCCCcactgtcacctcagtgtcaccaccCCCCCCTCGGTGTCACCCCCATCATTGTCACCCCCCCTCGATGTCACCAAGCCCCCTCATTGTCCCCCccttcagtgtcacccccatcATTGTCACCCCCCCGATGTCACCAAGCCCCCTCATTGTCCCCCCCCTCGGTGTCACCCCTGTCATTGTCACCCCCCTGATGTCACCAACCCCATCCCATTGTCCCCCGTCCCCCCTCGGTGTCACCACCCCCGATGTTGCCCCGGTAACCAGAGGGGCCACTCGGGGACACCGg
Above is a window of Ammospiza caudacuta isolate bAmmCau1 chromosome 38, bAmmCau1.pri, whole genome shotgun sequence DNA encoding:
- the RPS19 gene encoding small ribosomal subunit protein eS19, whose amino-acid sequence is MPGVTVKDVNQQEFVRALAAFLKKSGKLKVPDWADTVKLAKHKELAPYDENWFYTRAASTARHLYLRGGAGVGSMAKVYGGRQRRGVRPSHFSRGSGAVARRVLQALEALKVVEKDQDGGRKLTPQGQRDLDRIAGQVAAASKKH